From Perognathus longimembris pacificus isolate PPM17 chromosome 4, ASM2315922v1, whole genome shotgun sequence, one genomic window encodes:
- the Fastkd1 gene encoding FAST kinase domain-containing protein 1, mitochondrial translates to MFRLRAISTFPWRVFQFRPFSCESLIVKMNNCTDEEQVFDLIERNKATLTEEQVGCAFSTLWRFKKQNISRLNNVKSVRDHPNFLILCNLTRSKIKLMNDSTLVNVLYITQRFAVEPHDPLVEALVTEAWERLERFDMNVLSMFSTCLADQHLYCSPLMGEIAAIVNRNLETIQDLRSLSVLMVSISALISQCFQKQLVNKAELLFDTTDASIVSISRRIVQFLRNVKYSYYPLLERCNKVFLSNVNHLNLDSISKILGLYQVLQFRSFEFVAVAKKRLSEMIPLTDDPESFVKLFVTLGPIAGPEEKKQLQSTLLLMSEELSRQQALAVVGAMEAMESRNSHLIKKIASILHKYLDNYKPVELLKITQALIFLQFQSKELFVKLRELLLSSLKVSVIPSEVSVLVSAISMLPSPHISEEGTSRIEAVLPQCSLFELDDFASSVLRWIQYDHRCSARIAGKQLKLLQKLDLYGLQRLQQRSNFDLFWKEFKPIKGDWLCESLLEETMDTLQHLVDGINCMNVSGIASFISRTNYLSSLLLDRIASVVVQQIEKIHPFSILPILLPFSILNYDPPQRDEFFGTCIRCIDSNLGTLDPLVLVFLGFNLATLQYFPENLLKTIFNIKFLARLDSQLEILPSSLRTRVQFRLMELNRAVCLECPEFEIPWFHERFCQQQFNKDIGNMSSAQQEIYRMLADILGGVNCVKASNLSPYYYTVDFECFLDKRKRPLPYGNCNITVGKLPGMYSEPSTQRVGSLLPLGAERIAFEFLDSRAFCRNLPHLKGKSAMKKRHLEILGYHVIQIPYFEWNSMAMSQKDARIKYLREHVFGTDKS, encoded by the exons ATGTTTCGTCTAAGAGCTATTTCAACATTCCCCTGGAGAGTGTTTCAGTTTCGACCCTTCAGTTGTGAATCCCTAATTGTTAAGATGAATAACTGCACAGATGAAGAGCAAGTCTTTGATCTTATTGAAAGAAACAAAGCCACACTTACAGAAGAGCAAGTGGGATGTGCATTTAGTACACTTTGGAGATTTAAGAAGCAGAATATCAGCAGGTTAAACAATGTTAAGAGTGTCAGAGACCATCCAAACTTTCTTATTCTTTGTAATTTAACTAGAAgtaaaatcaaattaatgaatGACAGTACCCTGGTGAATGTGTTATACATCACACAAAG aTTTGCAGTTGAGCCCCATGACCCACTAGTTGAAGCACTAGTAACAGAAGCATGGGAGAGACTGGAAAG GTTTGATATGAATGTGTTGTCAATGTTTTCCACATGCCTAGCAGATCAGCATTTGTACTGTAGTCCATTAATGGGAGAAATAGCTGCTATTGTAAATAGAAACTTAGAAACCATACAGGACTTAAG gtCCTTGTCTGTCTTGATGGTCAGCATATCTGCTTTAATATCACAATGTTTTCAAAAACAATTAGTGAACAAAGCAGAGCTACTTTTTGATACTACAGATGCTTCCATTGTCAGTATTTCAAGAAGAATAGTTCAGTTTCTTCGAAATGTTAAATATAGTTATTATCCACTATTAGAGAGATGTAATAAAGTGTTTTTAAGCAATGTGAACCACCTTAATTTGGATTCCATCAGTAAAATACTTGGTCTGTACCAAGTTCTGCAGTTCCGTAGTTTTGAATTTGTTGCGGTGGCTAAAAAGAGGCTGTCAGAGATGATTCCTCTGACTGATGACCCTGAGAGCTTTGTGAAATTGTTTGTCACATTGGGACCAATAGCAGGacctgaagaaaagaaaca GCTTCAATCAACTCTATTACTGATGTCCGAGGAGCTGAGCCGCCAGCAAGCCTTGGCAGTGGTGGGAGCAATGGAAGCTATGGAAAGCAGGAATTCACATTTGATTAAAAA aATTGCTTCGATTCTACATAAGTATTTGGATAACTATAAGCCTGTAGAGTTATTGAAGATAACTCAAGCATTGATATTTCTTCAGTTTCAAAGTAAGGAGCTTTTTGTGAAGCTAAGAGAATTACTGCTTAG TTCTTTGAAAGTTAGTGTGATACCAAGTGAGGTTTCTGTCCTGGTCTCTGCCATTTCCATGCTTCCTTCTCCTCACATAAGTGAAGAGGGGACATCCCGAATTGAAGCTGTTTTACCACAGTGTTCCCTCTTTGAACTCGATGATTTTGCCTCATCTGTTTTAAGATGGATTCAGTATGATCACAGGTGTTCGGCTAGAATTGCTGGGAAACAACTGAAACTACTTCAAAAATTAGATCTTTATGGTCTTCAGAGATTACAACAAAGGAGCAATTTTGACCTGTTTTGGAAGGAATTTAAACCTATAAAAGGAGACTGGCTTTGTGAATCACTTCTTGAGGAAACAATGGATACTTTACAGCATTTGGTGGATGGAATTAATTGCATGAACGTTTCTGGAATTGCTTCTTTTATTTCTAGAACTAACTACCTCAGTAGTCTTCTCCTTGATAGAATAGCCTCAGTGGTGGTTCAGCAGATTGAAAAG ATCCATCCTTTTTCAATCCTTCCTATTCTTCTTCCATTCAGCatcttgaactatgatccacCTCAAAGAGATGAATTTTTTGGAACATGCATTCGGTGCATTGATTCTAACTTAG gcACATTGGATCCTCTTGTGTTAGTATTTCTTGGTTTCAACTTGGCTACTCTTCAATATTTTCCAGAAAATCTGCTGAAGACAATTTTTAATATCAAATTTTTAGCCAGATTAGATTCTCAACTTGAAA ttttacCTTCATCTCTACGGACAAGAGTCCAGTTTCGTCTAATGGAGTTAAATAGAGCAGTCTGCCTGGAGTGCCCTGAGTTTGAAATTCCATGGTTTCATGAACGTTTTTGTCAACAACAGTTTAATAAAG ATATTGGCAATATGAGTTCAGCACAACAAGAGATTTACAGAATGTTAGCAGACATATTAGGAGGAGTCAATTGCGTGAAAGCTTCCAATCTTTCTCCTTACTACTACACAGTTG ATTTTGAGTGTTTcctggataaaagaaaaagacctcTTCCTTATGGAAACTGTAATATAACAGTGGGGAAACTACCAGGCATGTATTCGGAACCAAGTACCCAAAGAGTTGGATCATTGCTTCCCCTGGGAGCTGAAAG gaTTGCTTTTGAATTTTTGGATTCAAGAGCTTTTTGTAGAAATCTCCCTCACTTAAAAGGAAAGTCTGCTATGAAAAAACGACATCTGGAAATTTTGGGCTACCACGTCATTCAG ATCCCTTATTTTGAATGGAACTCTATGGCAATGTCCCAAAAGGATGCCCGGATAAAATACCTGAGAGAACATGTATTTGGAACAGACAAATCATGa